One Papaver somniferum cultivar HN1 chromosome 10, ASM357369v1, whole genome shotgun sequence genomic window carries:
- the LOC113315093 gene encoding leucine-rich repeat extensin-like protein 6: protein MRNSFLYFGLLSLFTILFFSKSSHQADPPCTPNPRLQSAFKAIQEWKKLITADPKNFTSNWNGPDVCNYNGVFCAPAPDNPHIDTVASIDLNEQNIAGAVPDELGLLTDLAIFHINSNHFSGVIPESFSKLHLLYELDISNNLFAGKFPKVVLSMPALKYLDIRFNNFEGSVPSKLFDMELDAIFINDNNFQFSMPANFANSTASAIVLANNRIDGCLPSNIEKMAGTLNEMIVSNNGLSSCLPPEIGKLVNLTVLDGGFNSLIGPLPKTMGNLKNLEILNVAHNELSGDIPPTICSLRNLETFTYSNNKFGGEPQNCSNLNKKGNRENRTPNMPPQRPDKRFSLFHS, encoded by the coding sequence ATGAGAAACTCATTTCTTTACTTTGGGCTATTAAGCCTTTTCACTATACTTTTCTTCTCTAAATCATCTCATCAAGCTGATCCCCCTTGTACCCCAAACCCACGACTCCAAAGTGCTTTCAAAGCTATCcaagaatggaaaaagttaattACAGCTGATCCGAAGAACTTTACGTCGAATTGGAATGGACCCGATGTCTGCAACTATAACGGTGTTTTTTGCGCACCAGCTCCTGATAATCCGCACATCGACACTGTTGCGTCAATTGATCTCAACGAACAAAATATTGCTGGTGCAGTGCCAGATGAACTAGGCCTTCTTACGGACCTAGCCATTTTTcacattaattcaaatcattTTAGTGGAGTCATACCTGAAAGTTTCTCAAAGCTTCATCTCTTATATGAGTTGGATATTAGTAACAACTTATTTGCAGGTAAGTTCCCTAAAGTTGTCCTTAGTATGCCTGCGCTAAAATATCTAGATATCCGTTTTAACAATTTCGAAGGTAGTGTTCCGTCGAAGCTTTTTGATATGGAACTCGATGCAATCTTTATAAACGACAACAACTTCCAATTCAGTATGCCGGCAAATTTTGCCAACTCAACTGCTTCGGCTATAGTATTGGCAAACAACCGTATTGACGGTTGTTTGCCTTCAAATATAGAGAAAATGGCGGGAACATTGAATGAGATGATTGTTTCAAATAACGGGCTTTCTTCATGTTTGCCACCTGAGATTGGGAAGTTGGTAAATTTGACAGTTTTAGACGGTGGCTTCAACAGTTTAATTGGACCGCTGCCTAAGACGATGGGTAATTTGAAGAATTTGGAGATACTGAATGTGGCACACAATGAATTGTCCGGAGATATCCCACCGACTATATGTTCTCTGCGGAATTTGGAGACTTTCACCTATTCGAATAATAAGTTTGGTGGCGAACCTCAAAACTGTTCAAATTTAAACAAAAAAGGTAATAGAGAGAATCGTACTCCAAATATGCCACCACAGCGACCAGATAAAAGATTCTCACTGTTTCATTCATAG
- the LOC113317335 gene encoding uncharacterized protein LOC113317335 — MKFVDNLPFEVGQLIESKSFLEGYRGAWFRCKIKDYGKRCGEHNVALEYIDFPDEKRTWIHLYRQSPAERNLVSKRRHLMLRPSYPQIYHRNQMPDTCDISEIIAIVNGTWNVGDMVDWLTDGCYWSAWITNVQDEENVQIQLPEPPAGEGGSYVVPSKELRPTLDWTPELGWTVPISKIGATSRPCVRLIQRKSPGIARNDDLGTGEKSSLKLSSASVSSHSSAGSLRSEFSRGSSVSKIKKSSNSLETVVMKKHSGDMLHKRKTETSSIKNDGTEETIFPDSISSKSVSARNNVASREQYNFCGSSKKLRKNETELNSRLNGSKEL; from the exons ATTAAAGATTACGGAAAGAGATGCGGAGAACATAATGTTGCATTGGAGTATATTGACTTTCCAGATGAGA AAAGAACATGGATTCACTTGTATCGTCAGTCTCCGGCTGAGAGAAATTTGGTTTCCAAAAGAAGACATTTGATGTTGCGGCCTAGCTATCCTCAGATTTACCATCGGAATCAAATGCCTGATACGTGTGACATCTCAGAAATAATAGCAATTGTTAATGGTACCTGGAACGTGGGAGATATGGTTGATTGGCTCACGGATGGTTGCTATTGGTCTGCATGGATCACTAATGTACAAGATGAGGAAAATGTACAG ATTCAGTTACCAGAACCTCCAGCGGGTGAAGGAGGATCTTATGTAGTTCCTAGTAAAGAATTACGTCCAACCCTGGATTGGACGCCTGAGCTCGGTTGGACTGTGCCTATCTCCAAG ATAGGTGCGACTTCTCGTCCCTGTGTTCGTTTGATACAGCGTAAGAGTCCAG GTATTGCAAGAAATGACGACTTAGGTACAGGTGAGAAATCGTCATTGAAGCTTAGTTCGGCTTCTGTTTCTTCACATAGTTCAGCTGGCTCATTGCGTTCAGAGTTTTCAAGGGGTTCTTCAGTAAGTAAGATCAAGAAAAGCTCCAATTCTCTGGAAACAGTAGTGATGAAAAAGCATTCTGGTGATATGCTGCACAAACGGAAGACTGAAACATCAAGCATAAAGAATGATGGTACAGAAGAAACCATTTTTCCAGATAGTATTTCCTCCAAATCAGTTTCAGCAAGAAATAACGTGGCTTCAAGAGAGCAGTATAATTTTTGTGGGTCCTCGAAGAAGTTGAGGAAAAATGAAACTGAGTTGAATTCAAGGTTAAATGGCTCAAAGGAGCTTTAG